Proteins found in one Triticum urartu cultivar G1812 chromosome 4, Tu2.1, whole genome shotgun sequence genomic segment:
- the LOC125552798 gene encoding solute carrier family 25 member 44-like — MSFSVAGMEKERGAAAAVEEIRRLPAEVNWEMLDKSRFFVLGAALFSGVSAALYPAVVVKTHLQVAPPPQAAAATVRAILGRDGLRGFYRGFGASLAGTVPARALYMAALEATKSSVGSAAVRFGVSEPAASAVASAAAGVSAAVAAQVVWTPVDVISQRLMVQTSAACRYAGGADAFRKILAADGVRGLYRGFGLSIITYAPSNAVWWASYAMAQRFAWRVVGADRSESYPALMAVQGASAAVAGGAAALVTMPLDTVKTRLQVMETDAAVARPTLGSTMRGLLKEGGWAACYRGLGPRWGSMSLSAATMVTTYELLKRLSAKEGSLG; from the coding sequence ATGAGCTTCAGCGTTGCGGGCATGGAGAAGGagcgcggcgcggcggcggcggtggaggagaTCCGGCGCCTACCGGCGGAGGTCAACTGGGAGATGCTCGACAAGTCCCGCTTCTTCGTCCTCGGCGCCGCGCTCTTCTCCGGCGTCTCCGCCGCGCTCTACCCGGCCGTCGTCGTCAAGACGCACCTGCAGGTCGCGCCGCCCCcgcaggccgccgccgccaccgtcaGGGCCATCCTCGGCCGCGACGGCCTCCGGGGCTTCTACCGCGGCTTCGGCGCCTCGCTGGCCGGCACCGTCCCCGCGCGCGCGCTCTACATGGCCGCGCTCGAGGCCACCAAGAGCTCCGTCGGGTCCGCGGCCGTCCGGTTCGGCGTCTCCGAGCCCGCGGCGTCGGCGGTCGCCTCGGCCGCGGCGGGGGTCTCGGCCGCCGTCGCCGCGCAGGTGGTGTGGACCCCGGTCGACGTCATCAGCCAGCGGCTGATGGTCCAGACCTCCGCCGCCTGCCGCTACGCCGGCGGCGCGGACGCGTTCCGGAAGATCCTCGCGGCCGACGGCGTCCGCGGCCTGTACCGCGGCTTCGGCCTCTCCATCATCACCTACGCGCCGTCCAACGCGGTGTGGTGGGCGTCCTACGCCATGGCGCAGCGCTTCGCGTGGCGCGTGGTGGGCGCGGACCGCTCCGAGAGCTACCCGGCCCTGATGGCCGTGCAGGGCGCCAGCGCGGCCGTGGCCGGGGGCGCGGCGGCGCTGGTGACCATGCCGCTGGACACGGTGAAGACGCGGCTGCAGGTGATGGAGACGGACGCGGCGGTGGCGCGGCCGACGCTGGGGAGCACCATGCGGGGCCTGCTCAAGGAGGGCGGGTGGGCAGCGTGCTACCGCGGGCTGGGGCCGAGGTGGGGCTCCATGTCGCTCTCCGCCGCCACAATGGTCACCACCTACGAGCTCCTCAAGCGGCTGTCGGCCAAGGAGGGCTCCCTGGGCTAG